A stretch of Aerococcaceae bacterium zg-252 DNA encodes these proteins:
- a CDS encoding FUSC family protein — MSIPPIKIGWRTIKTVVAVMITLLLYEWLHRQPAALAALACVFTLRNDVPTSIKFGRFRVFGNSVGAIIAGLVVQLELLLGIGNHYIHIFTVSFGVMLIIVICNQFNHSQSIVNASATYFVVLLTISHHDLIWYTVNRVLDAFIGATIAVTVNRLLPGPFDNESSAN; from the coding sequence ATGTCAATCCCCCCAATAAAAATCGGCTGGCGAACAATAAAAACCGTTGTTGCCGTTATGATAACCTTATTATTATACGAATGGTTGCACCGACAACCAGCAGCATTAGCAGCACTCGCCTGTGTTTTCACCTTGAGAAACGATGTACCAACTAGTATCAAATTCGGACGCTTTCGAGTCTTCGGTAATTCCGTTGGAGCTATTATTGCTGGGCTTGTTGTACAATTAGAATTACTACTAGGCATTGGCAATCATTACATTCATATTTTCACTGTTTCATTCGGTGTCATGTTAATTATTGTCATTTGTAATCAATTTAATCATAGTCAAAGTATTGTTAATGCATCTGCCACTTATTTTGTGGTATTACTGACCATTTCGCACCATGACCTTATCTGGTACACCGTCAACCGAGTGCTCGATGCCTTTATCGGTGCTACGATTGCCGTTACGGTCAACCGTTTATTACCAGGACCATTTGATAATGAATCTTCTGCAAATTAA
- a CDS encoding glycoside hydrolase family 73 protein: protein MVAKKITKKKPVRKKKTVRRRTPKKNKVKNFQQFKKVFFEKLGVISFAIIVILLLGFLFIYQLQRTERNDYESPAVSGDYEVRRKFVDTIAPVAQRLQRQYGIFASVSMSQAMLESEFGQSLLSDKYYNLFGVKTDEHDPDGVDLMTSEYVDNKWIEVKQRFKVYQSWGASMEAHALLLVNGTSWDKDFYAAVKNGTTPEAQAKGLQSAGYATDPGYAQKLIDMMEEWNLKQYDQPVVTEESETSSQQ from the coding sequence GTGGTGGCTAAAAAAATAACAAAAAAGAAACCAGTTAGAAAGAAAAAAACGGTGAGGCGTCGAACGCCTAAGAAAAATAAAGTAAAAAACTTTCAACAATTCAAGAAAGTCTTTTTTGAAAAGTTAGGTGTTATTTCCTTTGCGATAATCGTTATTTTATTGTTAGGTTTTTTATTTATCTATCAATTGCAACGAACTGAACGCAATGACTATGAGAGTCCGGCTGTGTCAGGTGATTATGAAGTAAGAAGAAAATTTGTTGATACGATTGCTCCTGTGGCACAGCGTTTGCAACGTCAGTACGGTATTTTTGCAAGTGTGTCGATGTCGCAAGCGATGTTGGAATCGGAGTTCGGACAAAGTTTGTTGTCGGATAAATATTATAATTTGTTTGGAGTTAAGACAGATGAGCATGACCCAGACGGTGTAGATTTGATGACGTCAGAGTATGTTGACAATAAGTGGATTGAAGTGAAACAACGGTTTAAAGTTTATCAGAGTTGGGGAGCATCAATGGAGGCTCATGCCCTATTATTGGTTAATGGCACGAGTTGGGATAAAGATTTTTATGCAGCAGTGAAAAATGGTACAACCCCTGAAGCGCAGGCGAAAGGATTACAAAGTGCTGGATATGCTACTGACCCTGGATATGCTCAAAAATTAATTGATATGATGGAAGAGTGGAACTTAAAACAATATGACCAACCTGTTGTCACAGAAGAATCAGAAACTTCATCGCAGCAGTAG
- a CDS encoding putative holin-like toxin: MTAFEVVQTILSFSSFIIALISLCYKIFKDNKK, translated from the coding sequence TTGACTGCATTTGAAGTTGTACAAACAATTCTTAGCTTTAGTAGTTTTATTATTGCTTTGATTAGTTTGTGCTATAAAATCTTCAAAGACAACAAAAAATAA
- a CDS encoding putative holin-like toxin — MTAFEVVQTILSFSSFIIALISLCYKIFKDNKK; from the coding sequence TTGACTGCATTTGAAGTTGTACAAACGATACTTAGCTTTAGTAGTTTTATTATTGCTTTGATTAGTTTGTGCTATAAAATCTTCAAAGATAACAAAAAATAA
- a CDS encoding leucine--tRNA ligase, with protein MTYQHRIIEKKWQEFWDKDQTFKTQDRQGHPKFYALDMFPYPSGQGLHVGHPEGYTATDAISRMKRAQGYDVLHPMGWDAFGLPAEQYALDTGNDPAEFTAENIANFKRQIKSLGFSYDWEREINTTDPQYYKWTQWIFSELYKRGLAYEEEVSVNWCPALGTVLANEEVIDGVSERGGHPVYRRPMRQWVLKITAYAERLLEDLEELDWPESVKAMQRNWIGKSEGAMVTFKVQESDASFQVYTTRPDTLFGASYTVLAPEHELLKTIVPESHREVVDAYVKAVELKSDMERTSLNKDKSGVFTGAYAINPATHEPIPIWVADYVLNSYGTGCVMGVPAHDERDFEFATKYELPINRVVEGGDLPFTGDGAHINSRFLDGLNKEEAIKKMNEWLAENGIGQAQVNYRLRDWLFSRQRYWGEPIPIIHWEDGTTTLVPEEQLPVMLPKTDEIKPSGTGESPLAKIEEWVNVVDPETGKKGKRETHTMPQWAGSSWYFLRYIDPNNTEAIASPEKLEEWLPVDLYIGGAEHAVLHLLYARFWHKFLYDLGIVKTKEPFQRLFNQGMILGSNNEKMSKSKGNVVNPDDVVAQYGADTLRVYEMFMGPLDASIAWSEKGLEGSRRFLERVWRLFIDETTGKLKETVKAEANDALTRVYHQTVKKVTEDYEQLHFNTAISQMMIFLNAAKDQAVMPLEYAKGFVQLLAPLAPHLMEEIWQILGETESIQRAAWPTYDESLTVEDTVEIVIQVNGKLKQKLVVAMDLTPDALEQEALAQAAVQEAIAGKTVRKVIAVPNRLVNIVAN; from the coding sequence ATGACGTATCAACATCGAATTATTGAGAAAAAATGGCAAGAATTTTGGGATAAGGATCAAACATTTAAGACACAAGATAGGCAGGGACATCCGAAGTTTTATGCTTTAGACATGTTCCCTTATCCTTCAGGACAAGGACTACACGTAGGGCATCCTGAGGGTTATACAGCAACCGATGCGATTAGCCGTATGAAACGTGCTCAAGGTTATGATGTTTTACATCCAATGGGGTGGGATGCTTTTGGTTTACCTGCTGAACAATATGCTTTGGACACAGGAAATGACCCAGCTGAATTTACAGCAGAAAATATCGCAAACTTTAAGCGTCAAATTAAATCGCTTGGTTTCAGCTATGATTGGGAGCGTGAAATTAATACGACAGACCCACAATATTATAAATGGACACAATGGATTTTCTCTGAATTGTACAAACGTGGTTTGGCATACGAAGAAGAAGTATCAGTAAACTGGTGTCCTGCTTTAGGAACTGTTTTAGCCAATGAAGAAGTTATTGACGGTGTTAGTGAACGTGGTGGACACCCAGTTTATCGTCGTCCAATGCGTCAGTGGGTATTAAAAATTACGGCTTATGCGGAACGTTTACTAGAAGATTTGGAAGAATTGGATTGGCCTGAAAGTGTTAAGGCAATGCAACGTAACTGGATTGGTAAATCAGAGGGTGCTATGGTTACGTTCAAGGTACAAGAAAGTGACGCATCATTTCAAGTATATACGACACGCCCAGATACATTGTTCGGTGCGTCATATACTGTTTTAGCTCCTGAGCACGAGTTGTTGAAAACCATTGTGCCTGAGAGTCATCGTGAGGTAGTTGATGCTTATGTGAAAGCAGTCGAATTAAAGAGCGATATGGAGCGTACATCGCTTAATAAAGATAAATCAGGTGTCTTTACTGGTGCGTATGCGATTAATCCGGCGACGCATGAGCCAATTCCAATTTGGGTTGCTGATTATGTATTAAATTCTTACGGAACAGGTTGTGTCATGGGTGTTCCTGCACATGATGAGCGTGATTTCGAGTTCGCAACAAAATATGAATTGCCAATTAATCGTGTAGTAGAGGGTGGTGACTTACCATTTACTGGTGACGGTGCACATATTAATTCTCGATTTTTAGACGGCTTGAATAAAGAAGAGGCTATCAAAAAAATGAATGAATGGCTAGCTGAAAATGGTATTGGACAGGCTCAAGTTAATTACCGTCTACGTGACTGGTTATTCTCTCGTCAACGCTATTGGGGAGAACCTATTCCGATTATTCATTGGGAAGACGGTACGACGACATTAGTACCGGAAGAACAATTACCGGTAATGTTACCAAAAACTGATGAAATTAAGCCGAGTGGAACAGGTGAGTCGCCATTAGCAAAAATTGAAGAGTGGGTAAATGTTGTTGACCCAGAAACAGGTAAAAAAGGTAAGCGTGAAACACATACAATGCCACAATGGGCTGGTAGTTCATGGTACTTCCTACGCTATATTGACCCAAATAATACCGAAGCAATTGCGTCGCCTGAAAAATTAGAAGAATGGTTACCAGTTGATTTGTATATTGGTGGAGCAGAGCATGCTGTATTACATCTTCTATATGCACGTTTCTGGCATAAGTTTTTATATGATTTAGGTATTGTTAAGACGAAAGAACCATTCCAACGCTTGTTCAACCAAGGGATGATTTTAGGTTCTAACAATGAAAAAATGTCGAAATCTAAAGGTAATGTTGTCAATCCAGATGATGTTGTAGCACAATACGGTGCGGATACGTTACGTGTTTATGAAATGTTTATGGGGCCTTTGGACGCATCAATCGCTTGGAGTGAAAAAGGGCTTGAGGGTAGTCGTCGTTTCTTAGAACGTGTATGGCGTTTATTTATCGATGAGACAACTGGTAAATTGAAAGAAACTGTTAAAGCAGAAGCGAATGATGCGTTGACGCGTGTATATCATCAAACAGTGAAAAAAGTAACCGAAGATTATGAGCAATTACATTTCAATACGGCGATTTCACAAATGATGATTTTCTTAAATGCAGCCAAAGACCAAGCAGTGATGCCATTGGAATATGCGAAAGGTTTTGTTCAATTATTGGCACCATTGGCTCCGCATTTAATGGAAGAGATTTGGCAAATCTTAGGTGAAACGGAAAGTATTCAACGTGCTGCTTGGCCAACGTATGATGAAAGTTTAACAGTTGAAGATACGGTTGAAATTGTAATTCAAGTCAATGGTAAATTAAAGCAAAAATTAGTTGTGGCAATGGACTTAACTCCAGACGCGTTGGAACAAGAAGCATTAGCACAAGCTGCCGTACAAGAAGCGATTGCAGGTAAAACAGTACGCAAAGTTATTGCAGTACCAAATCGTTTAGTTAATATTGTAGCGAATTAA
- a CDS encoding oligosaccharide flippase family protein translates to MSDKRKTSYDLDETIQFTQDELRRLRQPNKQPIDDDYFSRDLHRGEMDLSGETVEQLDIMPRKISPSAELDVVEDEVVQVESEIKEETNPFLYQSKSNELRQEKEQKKRELEEKARAKKEFLSRKMDELYEPVYDEYELEDLESYNQFDSEENYANEMVEEEPILSRTAKAASVKQEQRKPRINVGQWFSKASEQVKSKITELKDKTQSHAEMAEEDTEVLEMSEEPVITVDTELVPEESVQDIEPLVEEVSQQEELEIADFQENVNELPVEDTDDTQIEEISLDNEDSAIVDELSAQVTESTQYFEEPILTDKVLDEVLGHDDIQIEELAEEQVSFVKGTAWLTVGNLISRILGALYVIPWATWLGAEFTNANALYSVGYRPYSLFLAISTAGFPSAIAKQMAYYNARKEYKVADKLFKNSLMVMGVTGLISALLLFLSAPFIAYNSATDTPEAAIVVIRSLAPALLILPVMSLLRGYFQGFGDMVPTAVSQILEQIARVVYLLVATYAIMQLLSGNVTSAVAHSTFAAFIGALLSLLYLVIVYLKRRPLIQILFERSEDTTELDFKTSMKLLLVDSVPFILLGSGIIIAQMVDLFSFRQILETTTIILSSDIKVMYGTMSHDVDKLIMIVISVAIGMSLSSIPLITSLYANAEVKKTAQLIERISIVFLIFMLPAALGMASIADNMYQLFYANGSEQGPGLLVTASYLSIILGAYTVLSTILQSMNYRRLAIKYLFIGLLVKVVLQFPLVALFHAHGALASTLVAFLVTSCLMLWKIHQLVSLDFKAMLPDTVIIFTASVLMALSAGFWNISLNALFGPVGRLFTFIKIIVIVLFAAMVYGGVLALFGKLSLVIGNKYQTLQEKLRLF, encoded by the coding sequence ATGTCGGATAAGCGTAAGACTTCGTATGACTTAGATGAAACAATTCAATTTACGCAAGACGAATTAAGACGTTTGCGTCAACCGAATAAGCAACCGATTGATGATGATTACTTCTCTCGTGACTTACATCGAGGGGAGATGGATTTATCAGGTGAGACAGTGGAACAATTGGATATTATGCCACGCAAAATATCGCCGTCAGCTGAGTTAGATGTTGTCGAAGATGAAGTCGTACAGGTAGAAAGTGAGATAAAAGAAGAAACGAATCCTTTTTTATATCAATCGAAAAGTAATGAATTGCGACAAGAAAAGGAACAAAAAAAGCGTGAACTAGAAGAAAAAGCTAGAGCTAAAAAAGAATTTTTATCACGAAAAATGGACGAGTTATACGAACCGGTCTATGATGAATATGAATTAGAAGACTTAGAATCGTATAATCAGTTTGATAGTGAAGAAAATTATGCCAATGAAATGGTGGAAGAAGAGCCAATATTATCGAGAACAGCTAAAGCAGCGAGTGTTAAACAAGAGCAAAGAAAACCACGAATTAATGTGGGGCAATGGTTCAGTAAAGCGTCTGAGCAAGTCAAATCCAAAATTACAGAGCTTAAAGATAAAACACAATCTCATGCTGAAATGGCTGAGGAAGACACTGAAGTATTGGAAATGTCGGAAGAACCAGTAATTACTGTTGATACTGAATTAGTACCGGAAGAATCGGTGCAAGACATTGAACCATTGGTGGAAGAAGTTTCACAACAAGAAGAACTAGAGATAGCTGATTTTCAAGAGAATGTGAATGAATTACCAGTAGAAGATACAGATGATACGCAGATTGAAGAGATTTCGCTAGATAATGAAGATTCGGCTATTGTTGACGAATTGAGTGCACAAGTAACAGAATCCACTCAATATTTTGAAGAGCCGATTTTAACGGATAAAGTATTGGATGAGGTACTAGGGCATGATGATATTCAAATAGAAGAATTAGCAGAAGAACAAGTTTCATTTGTTAAAGGAACAGCTTGGTTAACAGTGGGTAACTTAATTTCACGTATTTTAGGTGCACTCTATGTTATTCCTTGGGCGACATGGTTAGGAGCAGAATTTACCAATGCCAATGCACTTTATAGTGTAGGGTATCGTCCGTATTCACTCTTTTTAGCGATTTCTACGGCTGGTTTTCCAAGTGCAATTGCTAAGCAAATGGCATATTATAATGCACGTAAAGAATATAAAGTTGCTGACAAATTATTCAAAAATAGTTTAATGGTTATGGGAGTCACAGGTTTAATCTCGGCACTGCTATTATTCTTGTCTGCACCATTTATTGCGTATAATTCGGCAACCGATACACCGGAGGCTGCTATTGTTGTTATTCGTTCGCTTGCACCGGCACTGTTAATTTTACCGGTAATGAGCTTATTGCGAGGTTATTTCCAAGGGTTTGGTGATATGGTGCCAACAGCAGTATCGCAGATTTTAGAACAGATAGCTCGAGTGGTCTACTTATTGGTAGCTACTTATGCGATTATGCAACTATTATCTGGTAATGTGACGTCAGCCGTAGCTCATTCAACATTTGCAGCGTTTATCGGTGCTTTATTATCACTTCTTTATTTAGTGATTGTTTACTTGAAACGTCGTCCACTGATTCAAATACTATTTGAACGTTCAGAAGATACGACAGAACTTGATTTTAAAACGAGTATGAAATTATTATTAGTGGATAGTGTACCATTTATCTTACTTGGTTCAGGTATCATTATTGCACAAATGGTTGATTTATTCTCATTTAGACAAATCTTAGAAACGACAACGATTATTTTATCAAGTGATATTAAAGTGATGTATGGAACAATGAGTCATGATGTCGACAAGTTGATTATGATTGTTATTTCAGTCGCAATCGGTATGTCACTGTCTTCGATTCCATTGATTACAAGTCTATATGCCAATGCCGAAGTGAAGAAAACGGCACAATTAATTGAAAGAATCTCAATTGTATTTTTAATTTTTATGTTGCCAGCTGCATTAGGAATGGCGAGTATCGCAGATAATATGTATCAATTGTTTTATGCCAATGGTAGTGAACAAGGGCCAGGATTATTGGTAACAGCATCTTATTTAAGTATTATTTTAGGTGCTTATACGGTGCTATCAACCATTTTACAGTCAATGAATTATCGTCGTTTAGCGATTAAATATTTATTCATAGGTCTATTGGTTAAAGTGGTGCTACAATTCCCATTGGTTGCTTTATTCCATGCACATGGTGCACTCGCTTCGACATTAGTAGCCTTTTTAGTGACGAGTTGCTTAATGTTATGGAAGATTCATCAATTAGTTTCATTGGATTTTAAAGCGATGTTGCCGGATACGGTTATTATCTTTACAGCATCAGTTTTAATGGCATTATCGGCTGGTTTTTGGAATATATCACTGAATGCATTATTCGGGCCAGTAGGACGATTGTTTACATTCATCAAAATTATCGTGATTGTATTGTTTGCGGCAATGGTATATGGTGGTGTATTGGCATTATTTGGTAAATTATCACTAGTTATCGGTAATAAATACCAAACATTACAAGAAAAGTTGAGATTGTTCTAA
- a CDS encoding rRNA pseudouridine synthase, which produces MRLDKFLAHTGFGSRKEVKQLLSKGWITVNDSVVKKVISINEQTDVVKVDGEIIHYEAFSYLLLNKPEGIISATEDDYHETVIDWIGPEFAHLKLFPVGRLDIDTTGLLLLTNNGQLSHQLLSPKRHVSKRYYAEIDGIVTEEMVVKFAKGLNLDDFTTLPAKLEVLYVNPQTNQSRIEVEIQEGKFHQVKRMFEKVGCTVVRLHRLSMGPLVLPEDLAVGEFRQLNEQERQSLEPYGLQ; this is translated from the coding sequence ATGAGATTAGATAAATTTTTAGCTCATACTGGATTTGGTAGTCGTAAGGAAGTAAAGCAGTTATTGAGTAAGGGCTGGATAACGGTCAATGATAGTGTAGTCAAAAAGGTCATCTCCATTAATGAGCAGACTGATGTTGTAAAAGTTGACGGTGAAATTATTCATTATGAGGCATTTAGTTATCTATTGCTGAATAAACCGGAGGGCATTATTAGTGCGACAGAAGATGATTATCATGAAACGGTTATTGATTGGATAGGCCCTGAGTTTGCACATTTAAAATTATTTCCAGTAGGAAGATTAGATATTGATACGACGGGTTTGTTATTATTGACGAATAATGGGCAATTATCGCACCAATTGTTGTCACCTAAACGCCATGTTTCAAAGCGTTATTACGCTGAAATTGACGGGATTGTGACGGAAGAAATGGTTGTTAAGTTTGCTAAAGGGTTAAATTTAGATGATTTTACGACACTTCCTGCCAAATTGGAAGTATTATACGTCAATCCACAAACCAATCAATCAAGAATAGAAGTTGAAATTCAAGAGGGTAAATTTCATCAAGTGAAACGTATGTTTGAGAAAGTGGGTTGTACAGTAGTTCGTCTGCATCGTTTATCTATGGGGCCACTCGTATTGCCAGAAGATTTAGCAGTAGGCGAATTTCGCCAATTAAATGAACAAGAACGCCAAAGTTTAGAGCCATACGGCTTGCAGTAA
- the pepV gene encoding dipeptidase PepV, with translation MVNWLAEVEQRKEQLFSDLFRLLRVPSVREDDKATAEAPVGPGPKAALEEFMKMAQEDGFETKQFGPWAGRIEVGSGEQLLGILGHVDVVPVGTGWETDPFEPVIKDNRIYARGSSDDKGPTVAAYFAIKLLRELGYEFNQRVHLIVGTDEESGWQCMDYYFQHAEMPDFGFSPDAVFPIINGEKGNVSFTLSLAPKAQAGEQQLVSFEGGLRENMVIQDVTATVKGLNPSIAALYADFLNEHDLKGNVELNGDEGVFTLVGKAAHGSTPEKGRNAATYLARFLVEFAFDNHAADDFITLLATELHEDFIAEKVGVAHHHEVMGNVSMNVGIVSYDAEKGGSIILNFRFPEGTTPETMGERFAKKLSHYDFDLAVGESKEPHYVPANDPLVSTLLDVYESQTGLEGHEMTIGGGTYGRLMPRGVAFGALFPDSIDTMHQANEFLAIDDLLRATAIYAEAIYRLTR, from the coding sequence ATGGTAAATTGGTTAGCAGAAGTAGAACAACGCAAAGAACAGTTGTTCTCAGATTTATTTCGATTATTACGTGTCCCTTCTGTAAGAGAAGATGACAAAGCAACAGCAGAGGCTCCGGTTGGGCCAGGGCCAAAAGCTGCTTTAGAAGAATTTATGAAAATGGCTCAAGAAGACGGATTTGAAACAAAACAATTTGGGCCTTGGGCAGGACGTATCGAAGTAGGGTCAGGCGAGCAACTATTAGGTATTTTAGGGCACGTTGATGTTGTGCCAGTCGGTACAGGTTGGGAAACAGACCCGTTTGAACCAGTCATTAAGGACAATCGTATTTATGCACGTGGTTCAAGTGATGATAAAGGGCCGACAGTGGCAGCTTATTTTGCTATTAAATTATTGCGTGAATTAGGTTATGAATTTAATCAACGTGTGCATTTAATTGTGGGTACAGATGAAGAGAGTGGTTGGCAATGTATGGATTATTATTTCCAACATGCTGAAATGCCTGATTTTGGATTCTCACCAGATGCTGTATTTCCAATTATTAATGGCGAAAAAGGGAATGTGAGTTTCACTTTATCCCTAGCACCTAAAGCACAAGCTGGTGAACAACAGTTAGTTTCATTTGAGGGTGGCTTACGTGAAAATATGGTTATTCAAGATGTAACGGCGACTGTAAAAGGGTTGAACCCAAGTATTGCAGCATTATATGCAGACTTTTTAAATGAACATGACTTAAAAGGAAATGTTGAGTTGAATGGTGACGAGGGTGTGTTCACTTTAGTTGGTAAAGCTGCACATGGTTCAACACCGGAAAAAGGTCGTAATGCAGCGACTTACTTGGCACGCTTTTTAGTGGAGTTTGCTTTTGACAATCATGCAGCTGATGATTTTATTACATTGTTGGCGACTGAATTGCATGAAGACTTCATAGCAGAAAAAGTAGGGGTAGCACATCATCACGAAGTAATGGGTAATGTCAGCATGAACGTGGGAATCGTATCTTATGATGCTGAAAAAGGTGGTAGCATTATTTTGAATTTCCGTTTCCCAGAGGGAACTACACCAGAAACAATGGGTGAACGTTTTGCTAAAAAATTAAGTCATTATGACTTTGATTTAGCAGTGGGTGAATCGAAAGAACCTCATTATGTACCAGCAAATGACCCGCTAGTATCAACATTATTAGATGTATATGAAAGTCAAACTGGTTTAGAGGGGCATGAAATGACAATCGGTGGTGGAACATACGGACGTTTGATGCCACGTGGTGTCGCATTCGGTGCATTATTCCCAGATTCAATTGACACAATGCATCAAGCGAATGAATTTTTAGCAATTGATGATTTATTACGTGCAACTGCTATTTATGCTGAAGCCATTTACCGTTTGACACGTTAA
- a CDS encoding RNA methyltransferase: MKQITSKQNSQLKEWHKLLTSKGRKKAQAYLVEGEHLVEEAVKSKVPIRTIIMSEQYYQTHNIEQWQSVCQDMVLLAEHCVDVLSQTQQSQGVFAIVDMVSSSQLPETMRRVLIVDAVQDPGNLGTIIRTADAANYDAVILGEGTVDLYNDKVLRATQGSLWHLPVLSMSVGTAISMLKQQQFTILATALHQTAQPYTDFSQVERAAIIVGNEGQGVAQQWIEQSDVSVFIPMSTRVESLNVAVAAGVLMFHLN; the protein is encoded by the coding sequence ATGAAACAGATTACTTCAAAACAAAATAGCCAACTAAAAGAGTGGCATAAGTTACTGACGAGTAAAGGTAGAAAAAAAGCACAAGCGTATTTGGTTGAGGGAGAGCATTTAGTAGAAGAGGCTGTAAAATCCAAAGTGCCGATACGAACGATTATAATGTCGGAACAATATTATCAAACCCATAATATTGAACAGTGGCAATCAGTTTGTCAAGATATGGTATTATTAGCCGAGCATTGTGTTGATGTACTCAGTCAAACGCAACAATCACAAGGCGTATTTGCGATTGTTGATATGGTGTCGTCATCTCAGTTACCGGAAACAATGCGTCGTGTTTTGATTGTCGATGCAGTGCAAGATCCAGGTAATTTAGGGACTATCATTCGGACTGCTGATGCAGCAAATTATGATGCTGTTATCTTGGGTGAGGGTACGGTTGATTTGTACAATGATAAAGTTTTACGAGCAACACAAGGTTCTCTGTGGCATTTGCCTGTTCTGTCCATGTCAGTGGGGACGGCAATTTCCATGTTGAAACAGCAACAATTTACAATATTAGCTACTGCCTTACATCAGACCGCTCAGCCGTATACTGACTTTTCACAAGTTGAACGAGCTGCTATTATTGTCGGCAATGAGGGACAAGGAGTGGCACAACAATGGATTGAACAATCCGATGTGTCTGTCTTTATTCCAATGTCGACACGTGTTGAGTCTTTAAACGTAGCAGTAGCAGCAGGTGTATTAATGTTTCATTTAAATTAA
- a CDS encoding mechanosensitive ion channel family protein, which translates to MNQSDKWTLNFIQHFLLDNSEKLLYIIMQLGSTIMLFIALKFFIDRLFDTAIKNKLRYTAPQRISTITTVLKNAVNYLLYFFLFYAILSILGFPVGTLVASAGIAGVAFGMGAKEFVTDVINGIFIIFEGHFDIGEVIELPSQQIIGIIQHIGIRSTTIKGFNGNLYYIPNRILKIVNNLSRSDRSVNIDIPLHSTENLAEIETIIAQETTLIQQQYAEYLTSEPVILGLIPTRYHTFDYRIIFSIKNSDYTRLSSQFYSQYFKALPPQEFKKQLDQ; encoded by the coding sequence TTGAATCAATCAGATAAATGGACTCTAAACTTTATACAACATTTTTTACTCGATAATAGTGAAAAACTTCTTTATATCATCATGCAATTAGGTAGCACCATTATGTTATTTATCGCATTAAAATTTTTCATTGACCGTCTGTTTGATACGGCTATCAAAAATAAATTACGCTATACAGCACCACAACGAATTTCTACTATTACTACTGTACTTAAAAATGCCGTAAATTATTTACTCTATTTCTTTTTATTTTATGCCATTCTATCAATACTAGGTTTTCCTGTTGGTACGCTTGTAGCCAGTGCCGGAATTGCTGGGGTTGCCTTTGGTATGGGGGCTAAAGAATTTGTAACAGATGTCATCAATGGTATTTTTATTATTTTTGAGGGGCATTTTGATATTGGCGAAGTCATTGAACTGCCCTCACAGCAAATTATTGGCATTATTCAACATATCGGAATTCGCTCAACAACAATTAAAGGATTTAATGGAAATCTCTATTATATTCCTAATCGTATCTTAAAAATCGTCAATAATTTAAGTCGCAGCGACCGAAGTGTTAACATTGACATTCCTTTACATTCGACCGAAAATTTAGCTGAAATTGAAACCATTATTGCACAGGAAACAACTCTCATACAACAACAGTACGCTGAGTATCTAACTAGTGAGCCTGTTATTTTAGGTTTAATTCCTACTCGTTATCACACCTTTGACTATCGCATTATTTTTTCAATCAAAAACAGTGACTATACTCGGCTTTCCAGTCAATTTTACAGTCAGTATTTTAAAGCCTTACCCCCACAAGAATTCAAAAAGCAGCTAGACCAATAA